The proteins below are encoded in one region of Leptotrichia sp. oral taxon 218:
- a CDS encoding DEAD/DEAH box helicase, whose product MQKFEDFGLSTEMLNALSKKGFEEPSEIQKLVLPELLKERTHLIGQAQTGTGKTAAFSIPILETIESDKTVKALILAPTRELANQVADEIYSLKGEKDLKVLAVYGGASIENQIRRLKLGVDIVVGTPGRVMDLMNKKVLKVDNLDYFVLDEADEMLNMGFIEDIEEILKKTNDEKKMLFFSATIPKPILAIAKKFMPEYKLLKVAKKELTTNLTEQIYYEVKQEDKFEALCRVLDYEQDFYGIVFCRTKSEVDDVTNKLKARNYDAECIHGDITQALRQKALDLFKKKVLTILVATDVAARGIDVSNLTHVINYSIPQEAESYVHRIGRTGRAGQKGIAITFVTPREASKLAQIKRITKTDIKREDIPNVEEILNAKKEALIAYVEEIIKEDDHSAYDELANNLLQGRDPKQVLASVLRHVYEDEFLPENYSEIQDVKVKIADKTRLFIALGSKDGYNVGRLLDLLHKKAKTPGRKVKDVKIMDKYSFITVPLQEAEYIMRALNSKNDSKPLVEEATGGRKSGGSEKKSSSKKSGRKKSSSKKSSSKKDKKEKKDKKDKRDKKERKDKKDKKSKKKSKK is encoded by the coding sequence ATGCAGAAATTTGAAGATTTTGGATTAAGTACAGAAATGCTTAATGCATTAAGTAAAAAAGGATTCGAGGAGCCAAGTGAAATACAAAAGTTGGTACTTCCCGAATTATTAAAGGAAAGAACGCACTTAATAGGACAAGCACAGACAGGAACAGGAAAAACGGCAGCATTTAGCATTCCAATCCTAGAAACTATTGAATCTGATAAAACTGTTAAAGCGTTAATTTTAGCACCTACAAGAGAACTTGCAAATCAAGTGGCTGATGAAATTTATTCGTTAAAAGGTGAAAAAGACTTAAAAGTTTTGGCAGTTTACGGTGGTGCATCTATCGAAAATCAAATTAGAAGATTAAAATTAGGAGTTGACATTGTAGTTGGAACTCCTGGAAGAGTTATGGACTTGATGAATAAAAAAGTCTTAAAAGTGGATAATTTAGATTATTTCGTATTAGACGAAGCAGATGAAATGTTAAATATGGGATTTATTGAAGATATCGAAGAGATACTTAAAAAGACAAACGATGAGAAAAAAATGTTATTTTTCTCAGCTACGATTCCTAAACCAATTTTAGCAATAGCTAAAAAATTTATGCCAGAATATAAATTGTTAAAAGTTGCAAAAAAAGAATTGACTACAAATTTGACGGAACAAATTTATTATGAAGTTAAGCAAGAAGATAAGTTTGAAGCATTGTGCAGAGTTTTGGACTATGAACAGGATTTTTATGGAATTGTGTTTTGTAGAACAAAATCAGAAGTTGACGATGTTACAAATAAACTGAAAGCTAGAAACTATGATGCTGAATGTATTCACGGAGACATCACTCAAGCGTTAAGACAAAAAGCGCTAGATTTATTCAAGAAAAAAGTGTTGACAATTCTTGTGGCTACAGATGTTGCGGCAAGAGGAATAGATGTAAGTAATTTAACACATGTAATTAATTATTCAATTCCACAAGAAGCTGAATCTTATGTTCACAGAATTGGAAGAACTGGAAGAGCTGGACAAAAAGGGATTGCAATTACATTTGTGACACCTAGAGAAGCAAGTAAATTGGCACAAATTAAAAGAATTACAAAAACTGACATCAAAAGAGAAGACATACCAAATGTGGAAGAGATTTTGAATGCTAAAAAAGAAGCATTAATCGCCTATGTTGAAGAAATTATAAAAGAAGACGACCACAGCGCTTACGATGAATTGGCAAATAATTTACTCCAAGGAAGAGATCCAAAACAAGTGTTGGCATCTGTATTAAGACATGTCTACGAAGATGAGTTTTTACCAGAAAATTATAGTGAAATTCAAGATGTGAAAGTTAAAATTGCGGATAAAACAAGATTATTTATCGCACTTGGTTCAAAAGATGGATACAATGTGGGAAGACTGCTTGATTTACTTCACAAAAAAGCAAAAACTCCAGGAAGAAAAGTAAAAGATGTAAAAATTATGGATAAATATTCATTTATTACAGTACCATTACAAGAAGCGGAATACATCATGAGAGCGTTAAATTCCAAAAATGATTCTAAACCTTTAGTTGAAGAAGCGACTGGTGGAAGAAAAAGCGGAGGAAGTGAGAAGAAATCTTCTTCTAAAAAATCTGGAAGAAAAAAATCTTCGAGTAAAAAAAGTTCTTCAAAAAAAGACAAAAAAGAAAAGAAAGATAAAAAAGATAAAAGAGATAAAAAAGAACGAAAAGATAAGAAAGACAAAAAATCTAAGAAAAAATCTAAAAAATAA
- a CDS encoding methyltransferase regulatory domain-containing protein, whose protein sequence is MDSKENKESYDELVYKANPFADTAMMKLEAYAYFYGLNPQKATKARVLELGTSFGGNLIAQAINFEDNYYVGVDLSHEQIKKGNEIIKKLGLKNIELHQKDILTIDESFGKFDYIISHGVFSWVPNDVKDKMIEIFNKNLNENGIAYLSYNTYPGWKEASKVRDMMLYVNKFYPNLSLVEKTERGRQVVEIFKEQIELYSDLKERSKGYLEWMESVLKHQNYYLGHEYLEMFNDPLYIHEFAELADKNGLKYFSDTNLKLSMATSYKKETVERLQQLSGGDNVIKEQCIDFILDTKFRKSLMCKKSQADKLNFSESIPNKIIDSLYYVIKNKIEIAELEDKVLEETLKHLLNQKNGEFEVEDAKKFLNDKNLSKEQEEKIVQEIRGFILNNVIIGNLNFYLTRIERISFVENETYVPEKFIKYVEVILSEDGQYIGIGNFKNEIFPVDTIELILLQHLKEPTTKDKLISELDKLGLKRMVDGKEEDVKSADYLEEFFKKYENLNFFRKK, encoded by the coding sequence ATGGATAGTAAAGAAAATAAGGAGAGTTACGACGAACTGGTCTATAAAGCAAATCCTTTTGCAGACACTGCAATGATGAAATTGGAGGCATATGCGTATTTTTACGGTCTTAATCCACAAAAAGCGACAAAAGCTCGTGTACTAGAACTAGGAACATCATTTGGTGGAAACTTGATTGCTCAAGCGATTAATTTTGAAGATAATTATTATGTTGGCGTGGATTTGTCGCATGAGCAGATAAAAAAAGGAAATGAAATTATAAAAAAATTAGGATTAAAAAATATTGAACTTCATCAAAAAGATATTTTGACAATTGATGAAAGTTTTGGAAAATTTGATTATATAATTTCTCATGGAGTTTTTTCATGGGTTCCGAATGATGTAAAAGATAAAATGATAGAAATTTTCAACAAAAATTTAAACGAAAATGGAATTGCATATTTGTCTTACAACACTTATCCAGGATGGAAAGAAGCGTCAAAAGTAAGAGATATGATGCTTTATGTAAATAAATTTTACCCAAATCTTTCACTTGTTGAAAAAACAGAAAGAGGAAGACAAGTTGTAGAAATTTTCAAAGAACAAATAGAACTTTATTCAGACTTAAAAGAAAGAAGCAAAGGTTATCTGGAATGGATGGAAAGTGTGCTAAAACATCAAAATTACTATCTTGGACACGAATATTTAGAAATGTTTAATGATCCGCTATACATTCATGAATTTGCTGAATTAGCTGATAAAAATGGATTAAAATATTTTTCTGATACAAATTTAAAATTGTCAATGGCAACTTCTTACAAAAAAGAAACTGTGGAAAGATTGCAGCAGTTATCTGGCGGAGATAATGTCATTAAAGAGCAATGTATTGACTTTATTTTGGATACAAAATTTAGAAAATCGCTTATGTGTAAAAAAAGCCAAGCGGATAAATTAAATTTTTCTGAAAGTATACCTAATAAAATTATTGATTCACTTTATTATGTTATAAAAAATAAAATAGAAATAGCTGAACTTGAAGATAAAGTTTTAGAAGAAACATTAAAACATTTATTAAATCAAAAAAATGGTGAATTTGAAGTGGAAGACGCCAAGAAATTTTTGAATGACAAAAACTTATCTAAAGAGCAGGAAGAAAAAATTGTTCAGGAAATAAGAGGTTTTATTTTAAACAATGTAATAATTGGAAATTTGAATTTTTATTTGACAAGAATTGAAAGAATAAGTTTTGTGGAAAATGAAACTTATGTTCCAGAAAAATTTATTAAATATGTGGAAGTTATTTTAAGCGAAGATGGACAATATATAGGAATTGGAAACTTTAAAAATGAAATTTTCCCAGTTGATACGATTGAATTAATCTTGCTTCAGCATTTAAAAGAACCAACAACTAAAGATAAATTGATAAGCGAATTGGATAAATTGGGACTTAAGAGAATGGTTGATGGAAAAGAAGAAGATGTAAAATCAGCAGATTACTTAGAAGAATTCTTTAAAAAATATGAAAACTTAAATTTTTTCAGAAAAAAATAG
- a CDS encoding ABC transporter ATP-binding protein → MNEIKLQVKNVSVEFEGKKIIEDISIDLNKGELVCILGTSGVGKTTLFNVISGLISPTSGEVFLDGKNILENSGKISYMLQKDLLLPFKTIIDNVSLPLVIKGVKKSEARKRAQKYFAEFGLSGTEKKYPNQLSGGMRQRAALLRTYMFSCEVALLDEPFSALDAITKRKMQNWYLNIMEKIKLSTLFITHDIDEAILISKRIYIISGNPGKITKEIKVDLPKTGNGDEVTLTEKFIEYKREILKLL, encoded by the coding sequence ATGAATGAGATTAAATTGCAGGTTAAAAATGTGTCTGTCGAATTTGAAGGGAAAAAAATTATTGAAGACATTTCGATTGACTTAAATAAAGGTGAACTAGTATGTATTTTAGGAACGAGCGGAGTTGGGAAAACTACTTTATTTAATGTAATTTCTGGATTGATTAGTCCAACTTCTGGAGAAGTTTTTTTAGACGGAAAAAATATTTTGGAAAATTCTGGAAAAATAAGCTATATGCTTCAAAAAGATTTGCTTTTGCCGTTTAAGACAATTATTGACAATGTGTCCTTACCTTTGGTTATAAAAGGCGTAAAAAAATCTGAGGCAAGAAAAAGAGCGCAAAAATATTTTGCAGAATTTGGACTTTCTGGGACAGAAAAAAAATATCCTAATCAACTTTCAGGTGGAATGAGGCAACGAGCAGCACTTTTGCGAACTTATATGTTTTCATGCGAAGTAGCTTTACTAGATGAGCCATTTAGCGCATTAGATGCTATAACGAAGCGAAAAATGCAAAACTGGTATTTGAATATAATGGAAAAAATAAAGTTATCAACGCTATTTATAACTCACGACATTGACGAAGCAATTTTAATTTCAAAAAGAATTTATATAATTTCTGGAAATCCAGGAAAAATTACAAAAGAGATAAAAGTTGATTTGCCAAAAACTGGGAATGGCGATGAAGTGACTTTAACAGAAAAATTTATAGAATATAAAAGAGAAATATTAAAGCTCTTATAA
- a CDS encoding ABC transporter substrate-binding protein has product MKKNFIKILILAIVMILSVSCAKKSKKIRIVLDWTPNTNHTGLFAAKDLGYFKEEGIDVEIVQPPEGSTTALIGAGGAEFGISFQDTLAKTFSSDAPVPVTAVAAIINHNTSGIISLKEKGIDSPKKLVGKRYATWDDEIEKAILKKIVTDDSGNFSGVKMIPNTVTDVVTALKTNIDAVWVYYAWDGVATKLAGLNTNFLKIADYSPELDFYSPVIIANNDYLKKNPVQAKKVLKAIKKGYEYSMKNPEEAAKILIKNAPEINPQLAIASQKWLVSQYKGDAKNWGEIDKKRWDLFYDWLYKNKLIAKKIPSGFGFSNEYLE; this is encoded by the coding sequence ATGAAAAAGAACTTTATTAAAATTTTAATTTTGGCAATAGTGATGATATTGTCAGTTTCCTGTGCAAAAAAATCTAAAAAAATAAGAATAGTTTTGGATTGGACGCCTAATACAAATCACACAGGACTTTTTGCTGCAAAAGATTTGGGATATTTTAAAGAAGAAGGAATTGATGTGGAAATTGTGCAGCCACCTGAAGGAAGTACAACTGCATTAATTGGAGCTGGTGGAGCTGAATTTGGGATAAGTTTTCAAGATACACTGGCTAAGACATTTTCATCTGATGCTCCAGTTCCAGTGACTGCTGTCGCAGCGATAATAAACCACAACACATCTGGAATTATTTCTCTAAAAGAAAAAGGTATTGATTCACCAAAAAAATTGGTTGGCAAAAGATATGCGACTTGGGATGATGAAATTGAAAAGGCGATTTTAAAAAAAATAGTTACTGATGACAGCGGCAATTTTAGCGGCGTAAAAATGATTCCAAATACAGTTACTGATGTTGTGACAGCACTTAAGACAAATATTGACGCAGTTTGGGTCTATTATGCATGGGATGGCGTTGCAACAAAACTTGCTGGACTTAATACAAATTTTTTGAAAATTGCAGATTACAGTCCTGAACTTGACTTTTACAGTCCTGTAATTATTGCAAACAATGACTATTTGAAAAAAAATCCAGTTCAAGCTAAAAAAGTGCTAAAGGCTATAAAAAAAGGCTATGAATATTCAATGAAAAATCCTGAAGAAGCTGCAAAAATTTTGATTAAAAATGCTCCTGAAATAAATCCGCAATTAGCGATTGCTAGTCAAAAGTGGTTAGTTTCGCAGTATAAAGGGGATGCAAAAAATTGGGGAGAAATAGATAAAAAAAGATGGGACTTGTTTTATGACTGGCTTTATAAAAATAAATTAATTGCTAAAAAAATTCCTAGCGGATTTGGGTTTAGTAATGAGTATTTGGAATAA
- a CDS encoding thiamine-binding protein, with translation MSNKINASVAIQVLPDTCENEEIIRIVDKVIEYIKSKNLKMVVGPFETTIEGDYDELMNIVKMCQIIAVESGAKSVMSYVKINYKPKGEILTIEKKIKKYTR, from the coding sequence ATGTCTAATAAAATTAATGCAAGTGTTGCAATTCAAGTATTGCCAGATACTTGTGAAAATGAAGAAATTATAAGAATAGTTGACAAAGTTATCGAATACATTAAAAGTAAAAATTTGAAAATGGTAGTTGGACCTTTTGAAACGACAATTGAAGGAGATTATGACGAACTTATGAATATTGTTAAAATGTGTCAAATTATCGCAGTTGAATCTGGCGCAAAAAGTGTGATGTCATATGTCAAGATAAATTATAAACCGAAAGGAGAAATACTTACAATTGAAAAAAAAATCAAAAAATATACACGGTAA
- a CDS encoding class I SAM-dependent methyltransferase produces MKIKLNNISETMLITLYMRATDAKSENPILNDKKSEEIISQIDYDFSKFKNAWASYYGVLSRAKVMDNEVKKFITKYPDCVIVSIGCGLDTRFLRIDNAKIRWYNLDLPEVIEKRKLFFEPNERVTDIAKSAFDSAWTKDIKLEGKKLLIISEGVLMYFEEQQIKQFLEILTDNFDSFEAQFDLLYKGTVKMSKKHDTLKNMKVKFSWGVKDGSEVVKLNPKLKQTGLINFTDEMKHHLPGWKKLFIPFFYIFNNRLGIYTYEK; encoded by the coding sequence ATGAAAATAAAACTTAATAATATTTCAGAAACTATGCTTATTACTCTGTATATGCGAGCGACCGATGCTAAAAGCGAAAATCCGATTTTAAATGACAAAAAATCTGAAGAAATAATTTCTCAAATAGATTATGACTTCTCGAAATTTAAAAATGCATGGGCTTCGTATTATGGAGTTCTTTCACGGGCGAAAGTGATGGATAATGAAGTAAAAAAGTTTATAACAAAATATCCAGATTGTGTAATTGTGTCGATTGGATGTGGATTAGATACAAGATTTTTACGAATAGATAATGCAAAAATAAGATGGTATAATCTTGACTTGCCAGAAGTTATCGAAAAACGAAAGCTCTTTTTCGAGCCAAACGAAAGAGTTACAGATATTGCAAAATCTGCATTTGATTCAGCATGGACAAAGGATATTAAACTAGAAGGGAAAAAATTGCTTATTATTTCGGAAGGTGTATTAATGTATTTTGAAGAACAGCAAATTAAACAGTTCTTGGAAATATTAACTGATAATTTTGATTCTTTTGAAGCACAGTTTGACTTGCTCTATAAAGGAACAGTTAAAATGAGCAAAAAACATGATACCTTAAAAAATATGAAAGTAAAATTTAGTTGGGGCGTGAAAGATGGAAGCGAAGTTGTAAAATTGAATCCAAAATTAAAGCAAACTGGACTTATTAATTTTACTGATGAAATGAAACATCATCTTCCTGGCTGGAAAAAATTGTTTATTCCATTCTTTTACATTTTTAATAACAGACTTGGAATTTATACTTATGAAAAATAA
- a CDS encoding ABC transporter permease has translation MKKKSKNIHGKLLNKIAPVIIVLYVLIKWQILSIAKIVPKFMLPSPFDVIKAFVNDFPLLMHHARFTLVEAFLGLGLGVILGFLVAVIMDMFEFAYKSIYPILIITQTIPTVAIAPLLVLWLGYGILPKIVLIVLTSFFPITIGLLDGFKSADKDALKLMKTMGATPFQNFVHIKLPSSIGYFFAGLRISVSYSIIGAVVAEWLGGFDGLGVYMTRVRKSYSFDKMFAVIFLISIISLFLMFVVKEIQKLSMPWEKDI, from the coding sequence TTGAAAAAAAAATCAAAAAATATACACGGTAAATTATTGAATAAAATTGCACCAGTAATTATTGTTTTATATGTTTTAATAAAATGGCAAATATTGTCAATTGCAAAAATTGTGCCGAAGTTTATGCTGCCGTCACCTTTTGATGTGATAAAGGCTTTTGTGAATGATTTTCCGCTTCTTATGCACCATGCTAGATTTACACTTGTAGAAGCATTTTTGGGATTGGGACTGGGAGTGATTTTGGGATTTTTAGTTGCGGTTATAATGGATATGTTTGAATTTGCCTATAAGTCGATTTATCCAATATTGATAATTACTCAAACTATTCCAACTGTTGCGATTGCACCACTTCTGGTACTTTGGCTGGGGTATGGAATTTTACCCAAAATTGTACTTATTGTTTTAACTTCATTTTTTCCAATAACAATCGGACTTTTGGATGGATTTAAGTCGGCGGATAAAGATGCGCTAAAACTTATGAAAACGATGGGAGCAACACCATTTCAGAATTTTGTTCACATAAAACTTCCAAGTTCAATTGGATATTTTTTTGCGGGACTTAGAATATCTGTCAGCTATTCGATTATAGGTGCAGTTGTTGCTGAATGGCTAGGTGGATTTGATGGACTTGGAGTGTATATGACGAGAGTCAGAAAGTCGTATTCATTTGATAAAATGTTTGCCGTCATATTTTTAATTTCAATAATCAGTTTATTTTTAATGTTTGTTGTAAAAGAAATTCAAAAATTGAGTATGCCTTGGGAAAAAGATATTTAA
- a CDS encoding EndoU domain-containing protein, with product MKKNKILSILVVFIVALFGFGKSYLDSVAKKNADKNYVKGLVAESNDKSEKSLSSKKNKNYRKKDIGSVESSKYNIDYEHVIGGDQNHSGKVTGGHSLLKGDVRIVKKIGQPAKNGVYRATVEIRDSSGKWQQKTSNGGVNTMFPSDWDEARIISEINSAWENRRDVPGRDKNMWQGLSKSKVLIRGYKTPRITAYPVYENR from the coding sequence ATGAAAAAAAATAAGATTTTAAGTATTTTAGTTGTGTTTATAGTTGCACTTTTTGGATTCGGAAAAAGTTATTTGGATAGCGTGGCTAAAAAAAATGCGGATAAAAATTATGTAAAAGGTTTAGTTGCAGAAAGTAACGATAAATCCGAAAAGTCTTTGAGTTCTAAAAAAAATAAAAATTATAGAAAAAAAGATATCGGATCAGTTGAGAGCAGTAAATATAACATAGATTACGAGCATGTAATCGGAGGAGATCAAAATCATTCGGGAAAAGTTACTGGCGGACATTCGCTTTTAAAAGGTGATGTCAGAATTGTGAAAAAAATTGGACAACCTGCAAAAAATGGAGTCTATAGAGCAACTGTTGAAATTAGGGATTCTAGCGGAAAGTGGCAGCAAAAGACTTCAAATGGCGGAGTTAATACGATGTTTCCAAGTGATTGGGACGAAGCTAGAATAATTAGTGAAATAAATTCAGCTTGGGAAAATAGAAGAGATGTTCCTGGAAGAGATAAAAATATGTGGCAGGGTTTAAGTAAGAGCAAGGTTTTAATAAGAGGCTATAAAACTCCAAGAATTACGGCATATCCTGTTTATGAAAACAGATAA